In one Trichlorobacter lovleyi SZ genomic region, the following are encoded:
- a CDS encoding class I SAM-dependent methyltransferase, translating into MQIDAKKFDLIARNVFAPAYSLLAEQIMERTGIMSGLCLDLGSGGGYLGLALAWNSKLRVCLLDESAEMQAIAEQNIYDKRLDNRVVALCGDVHYLPLKNNSVDLVVSRGSVYFWDDLAQVLREIWRVLAPGGQVCIGGGFGSKALKDEIVAKMRQTEPDWQPRCGKFDDACFHDAVKLAGIPDAELLKDESGTWLIFKKPFEYLLERMADNYVTACDYK; encoded by the coding sequence ATGCAGATTGACGCCAAAAAATTCGACCTGATTGCCCGTAACGTCTTTGCCCCGGCCTATTCGTTGCTGGCGGAACAGATCATGGAGCGCACCGGTATCATGAGTGGCCTCTGTCTGGACCTGGGCAGTGGCGGCGGCTATCTGGGGCTGGCCCTGGCCTGGAACAGCAAGCTGCGGGTCTGTCTGCTGGATGAGTCTGCAGAGATGCAGGCGATTGCCGAGCAGAATATCTACGACAAGCGGCTGGATAACCGGGTGGTGGCGCTGTGCGGCGATGTCCATTACCTGCCGCTCAAGAACAACAGTGTCGATCTGGTGGTCAGCCGCGGTTCGGTCTATTTCTGGGATGATCTGGCCCAGGTGCTGCGAGAGATCTGGCGGGTGCTGGCGCCGGGCGGTCAGGTCTGCATCGGCGGCGGTTTCGGTTCAAAGGCGCTGAAGGATGAGATCGTCGCCAAGATGCGCCAGACTGAGCCGGACTGGCAACCCAGGTGCGGAAAGTTTGATGACGCATGTTTCCATGACGCCGTCAAGCTGGCCGGTATACCCGACGCAGAGCTGCTGAAAGACGAAAGCGGTACCTGGCTTATTTTTAAGAAGCCGTTTGAGTATCTGTTGGAGCGGATGGCAGACAATTACGTCACTGCCTGTGACTACAAATGA
- a CDS encoding TroA family protein — MTIQDGIRSLLCSVTALALLALPLISEARTITDMTGRKVQVPDRITRVYASSPPATYLLYALDPALIVGLNFPLNETEERFLKPADSRFRTAVRRSAAFMITTKQCVLPEQGRQLIST, encoded by the coding sequence ATGACGATTCAGGATGGCATACGCAGCTTGCTGTGCAGTGTGACGGCCTTGGCCCTGCTCGCCCTGCCGCTGATTAGTGAGGCCCGCACCATTACCGATATGACCGGCAGGAAGGTGCAGGTGCCGGATCGGATCACCAGGGTTTACGCCAGCTCGCCTCCTGCCACCTATCTGCTGTACGCCCTGGACCCGGCGCTGATTGTCGGCCTGAATTTCCCTCTGAACGAGACCGAGGAGCGTTTTCTAAAACCTGCGGATAGCAGATTCCGCACGGCTGTCCGAAGGAGTGCTGCATTTATGATCACAACAAAGCAATGCGTGTTGCCAGAACAGGGCAGGCAACTGATTAGTACATGA